CGACGAGAGCACCCAGAATCATGTCACCGCTGGCGCCGGCGGCAGCATCGATGTAGAGAATGCGGTCGCTCATCGTCGTAAACGCTGCAGTGTCGCTTCAAAGCGGACGTTTCGCAAACGAGCCGGCCGGTCAGCGAGAGGACTGGTGAGTCAGATCTCTCCATGCTCTTTGAAGCTCCAGTAACGACCGGCGGCGACTACCACGTGATCGAGCAGCTCGATGCCGAGGATCTTGCCCGCCTGGCGGAGCCGGCGCGTGAGATCGTGATCCTCGCGCGAGGGTGCGGGATCTCCCGAAGGGTGATTGTGGAAAGCGATGATTGCTGCCGCCCGGGAAACGGCGGCCTCGCGAAAGACTTCCCTAGGGTGAACGAGCGAGCCATTGAGGCTTCCCGAAGAGACCATGTGGAGCCTTTTGAGGCCGTTGCGAGTGTCGAGGACGAGGATGCCGAACTCCTCGAGAGGCTTCGTCCCGAATCGGGGAATCAGGTAGCGGGCTGCCTCGCCGGGAAGGCGAAAACGAGGACGAGGCCAGGAGGGTGGGCTCGTCGCTCGCCTGCCGAGCTCCAGGGCGGCGACGATTCGCGCCGCCCGGGCATCCTTCAGTCCGCGGACTCCGACGAGATCGCACGGCTCGAGCCCTGCCAATCCATCGAGACCCCCCGCATGAGCCAAGACCTGGTTGGCGAGCTCCAGGGCGGAAGAGCTTCTCGTTCCCGAGCCGAGAACCAGAGCCAGAAGCTCGTTGGCTCCCAGGCTTGCCGGTCCGCTCTCGAGGAGCTTCTCGCGAGGTCGGTCCGGTCGGGCCAAGGCTTTCATGGTTCTCCTCAGGCAAGCTCCTCACCTCTATTAGACGAGAACCGAAACCGGAACCCACCCCGCTAGATATGCACCCCGTCGGGCAGGACCGCATCCTTGGGAATCACGACGATCCCGTCCCGGATGACATAGTTGCCGCCCGATTCGTCGGAATGTCCGTCCTTGGGAGTGATGTGCACTCCGCGTCCGATGCGGGCGTTCTTGTCCACGATCGCGCGCTCGATGACCGCCCCCTCCCCGACACCAATCGGAGGGATTCCTCGACCCAGGTCGGCCTCTATCTCGAACGGCAGCTGATAGTAGTCCGCCCCCATCAGGACCATGTCCGTCAACCGCGCACCGCGCTGCACTCGGGAGCGAATGCCCACGACCGAGTGGTCGATGTCGCATTGATTCAGTATCACGCCCTCGGTGACGAGCGAGCGCTTGATGCGGCAATCATCGATTTTGCTCCCCGGGAGAAACCTTGGATGGGTGTAGATCGGC
This genomic window from Vicinamibacteria bacterium contains:
- the radC gene encoding DNA repair protein RadC, whose amino-acid sequence is MKALARPDRPREKLLESGPASLGANELLALVLGSGTRSSSALELANQVLAHAGGLDGLAGLEPCDLVGVRGLKDARAARIVAALELGRRATSPPSWPRPRFRLPGEAARYLIPRFGTKPLEEFGILVLDTRNGLKRLHMVSSGSLNGSLVHPREVFREAAVSRAAAIIAFHNHPSGDPAPSREDHDLTRRLRQAGKILGIELLDHVVVAAGRYWSFKEHGEI